Proteins found in one Roseovarius pelagicus genomic segment:
- a CDS encoding NifU family protein encodes MFIQTESTPNPATLKFLPGQSVLPVGTADFPTSEGADKSPLAMRIFAVDGVSGVFFGTDFVTVTKGDSVEWDHIKPAILGAIMEHYQSGQPVMHDGNDAASGHADHDGEDGEIVGQIKELLDTRVRPAVAQDGGDITFHGFDRGVVYLHMQGACAGCPSSTITLKMGIENLLRHYIPEVTEVRPVGV; translated from the coding sequence ATGTTCATCCAGACCGAATCCACGCCCAACCCTGCCACATTGAAATTCCTGCCGGGCCAAAGCGTCCTGCCTGTTGGAACTGCTGATTTCCCCACCTCTGAAGGGGCGGATAAATCGCCACTCGCGATGCGGATATTTGCCGTTGATGGCGTGTCGGGCGTATTCTTTGGCACCGACTTCGTGACTGTGACCAAAGGCGACAGCGTAGAATGGGACCATATCAAACCCGCGATTCTGGGCGCGATTATGGAGCATTACCAATCCGGCCAACCAGTGATGCACGATGGAAATGACGCCGCTTCTGGTCATGCCGATCATGACGGGGAAGATGGCGAAATCGTTGGTCAAATCAAAGAGTTGCTGGATACCCGTGTGCGTCCTGCTGTGGCACAGGATGGCGGCGACATCACCTTTCACGGGTTTGACCGGGGCGTTGTTTACCTGCACATGCAGGGTGCCTGTGCCGGTTGCCCATCCTCGACCATCACGTTGAAGATGGGCATCGAGAACCTGCTGCGCCACTATATTCCCGAAGTGACCGAGGTACGCCCTGTTGGTGTCTGA
- a CDS encoding universal stress protein, with protein sequence MRKFMVVLDDSRECLNAMRFAAMRAAHTQGGVEVLSVIPPEEFNHWIGVGDIMREEHRERIEAHFEVFAKWMRDKQGVDPELVIREGEPVTEIIAQVNADPEVGVLVLGAATDRKGPGPLVTQLTKNAGSLPIPITIVPGDLSKERLEAIT encoded by the coding sequence ATGCGGAAATTCATGGTCGTGCTGGATGACAGCCGCGAATGCCTCAATGCCATGCGCTTTGCCGCGATGCGTGCGGCGCATACCCAAGGCGGCGTCGAGGTGCTGTCGGTCATTCCGCCCGAAGAGTTCAATCACTGGATCGGTGTCGGCGATATCATGCGCGAAGAACACCGAGAGCGGATTGAGGCGCATTTCGAGGTGTTCGCGAAGTGGATGCGCGACAAGCAAGGGGTCGACCCGGAACTGGTCATCCGTGAAGGCGAGCCGGTGACAGAGATCATTGCGCAGGTGAACGCCGATCCCGAAGTCGGCGTTCTGGTGCTGGGGGCGGCCACGGACCGCAAGGGGCCGGGACCGCTGGTCACGCAACTGACCAAGAATGCCGGGTCGCTGCCTATCCCGATTACCATCGTGCCCGGTGATCTGAGCAAAGAGCGTTTAGAGGCGATCACCTGA
- a CDS encoding lipoprotein → MRTVVCAVALVALAACGVDGPPERPTVATTTTVGVGDSGVNTGTKVSVFSGKVTMGVGVGL, encoded by the coding sequence ATGAGAACTGTAGTATGTGCCGTCGCGCTGGTCGCATTGGCGGCCTGCGGCGTTGATGGCCCGCCCGAGCGGCCAACGGTTGCCACCACCACGACAGTCGGTGTCGGCGACAGTGGCGTGAACACCGGCACCAAGGTCTCGGTCTTCAGCGGCAAAGTCACCATGGGTGTGGGCGTCGGGCTCTGA